One Bacillus sp. 1780r2a1 DNA segment encodes these proteins:
- a CDS encoding (Fe-S)-binding protein yields the protein MSGEVVNEPACTEKSLTNYLWKDKPDPTKWADCVHCGMCLESCPTYEITGQEQHSPRGRVHLIKSVAEGKLEVNEQLIDPVFDCLDCRACTTACPADVDVGGLIEEARGQIRQAMPLTGVKGTVNEFFLKGLFPHQRRLESVGSLLKFYQKSGLQKAVRKTGLMNVMPKHLAEMEAVMPDIKQPVQKKYKKQTTIPANNEAKANVAFLTGCVMDVMFSDINDATIQVLTRNGNNVTIPKNQTCCGALHVHAGDRDMGRKLAKQNIEAFENDETIIVNAAGCGCMLQEYPELFREEETEWYDRAKAFSSKVQDISKYLYDTGYEKPNASLHTTITYHDACHLAHGQGVRKEPRDLLLNIPGVEMVHMPNADRCCGSAGIYNMTNPEMAGEILKSKMESVPEDAELISMGNPGCMLQMAMGVKKYGRSQKIVHTVQLLQWAYEKEDEEKGYRS from the coding sequence CAGAGAAGAGCTTAACAAACTATTTATGGAAAGATAAGCCGGATCCAACGAAATGGGCTGACTGTGTGCACTGTGGTATGTGCTTGGAATCATGCCCAACCTATGAAATAACAGGTCAAGAGCAGCATTCACCAAGAGGGCGCGTTCACCTCATTAAGTCCGTAGCTGAAGGAAAGCTTGAAGTAAACGAACAGCTGATTGATCCAGTTTTTGATTGCTTAGACTGCAGAGCCTGTACGACGGCCTGTCCAGCTGATGTGGACGTTGGGGGGCTGATTGAAGAAGCGCGCGGACAAATCCGCCAAGCGATGCCGCTTACCGGTGTGAAAGGAACCGTAAACGAGTTCTTTTTAAAAGGGTTATTTCCACACCAGCGACGTCTAGAGTCCGTCGGTTCACTGCTAAAGTTTTATCAAAAAAGCGGGCTGCAAAAAGCTGTTCGAAAGACGGGGCTTATGAACGTAATGCCAAAGCATTTAGCTGAAATGGAAGCAGTCATGCCAGATATTAAACAGCCTGTACAAAAAAAATATAAGAAACAAACAACGATTCCTGCCAATAATGAAGCAAAAGCAAACGTAGCCTTCTTAACTGGATGCGTCATGGACGTGATGTTCAGCGATATTAATGATGCGACCATTCAAGTGTTAACGCGCAACGGAAACAACGTGACGATTCCGAAAAACCAAACGTGCTGCGGTGCTTTGCATGTGCATGCTGGTGACCGAGATATGGGAAGGAAGCTTGCAAAACAAAACATTGAAGCATTTGAAAATGACGAAACCATCATTGTAAATGCAGCGGGATGCGGCTGTATGCTGCAAGAATATCCCGAGCTGTTTCGAGAGGAAGAAACGGAATGGTACGACAGAGCCAAAGCATTTTCCAGCAAAGTTCAGGACATTTCAAAATACCTATACGATACGGGTTATGAAAAACCGAACGCGTCTTTACACACAACGATTACTTATCATGATGCTTGCCATCTTGCGCACGGTCAAGGCGTGAGAAAAGAGCCGCGCGATTTACTTCTTAACATACCGGGAGTGGAAATGGTGCATATGCCAAATGCCGATCGGTGCTGTGGCAGCGCTGGGATTTATAATATGACCAATCCAGAAATGGCAGGTGAAATTTTAAAAAGCAAAATGGAAAGCGTGCCCGAAGATGCTGAGCTAATCTCTATGGGAAATCCCGGCTGTATGCTTCAAATGGCAATGGGTGTAAAAAAATACGGTCGCAGCCAAAAGATTGTCCATACGGTTCAGCTGCTGCAGTGGGCGTATGAAAAAGAAGATGAAGAAAAGGGGTATCGCTCATGA